One Xiphophorus maculatus strain JP 163 A chromosome 10, X_maculatus-5.0-male, whole genome shotgun sequence genomic region harbors:
- the LOC102236374 gene encoding homeobox protein SIX3 encodes MVFRSPLDFLSASRLLLPHFADGPPHLPRSRSPEDPPAAAHPLSLPGLCFSATQIASVCETLEETGDIERLARFLWSLPVTADGRDSISEHESVRRARAVVAFHTGSFRELYRILETHRFTRTSHGKLQAMWLEAHYREAEKLRGRPLGPVDKYRVRKKFPLPRTIWDGEQKTHCFKERTRGLLREWYLQDPYPNPGKKRELAHATGLTPTQVGNWFKNRRQRDRAAAAKNRLQHHRVCTDGSRPRSGGDCSPDGSAERADGETFLSVTDSDSDLDV; translated from the exons ATGGTTTTCAGGTCTCCGCTTGATTTTCTATCAGCCTCCCGGCTCCTCCTGCCCCACTTTGCCGACGGGCCGCCTCACCTGCCCCGCTCCCGGTCCCCAGAAGACCCCCCGGCGGCCGCCCATCCTCTGTCCCTCCCGGGACTCTGCTTCTCCGCCACGCAGATCGCCAGCGTGTGCGAGACCCTGGAGGAGACCGGGGACATCGAGCGGCTGGCCCGCTTCCTCTGGTCGCTGCCGGTCACCGCCGACGGCCGCGACTCCATCTCCGAGCACGAGTCCGTGCGGCGGGCGCGCGCCGTGGTCGCCTTCCACACGGGGAGCTTCCGCGAGCTGTACCGCATCCTGGAGACGCACCGCTTTACGCGCACCTCGCACGGGAAGCTGCAGGCCATGTGGCTGGAGGCTCACTACCGCGAGGCGGAGAAGCTGCGGGGCCGACCGCTCGGGCCCGTCGACAAGTACCGAGTCAGGAAGAAGTTCCCGTTACCGAGGACCATCTGGGACGGAGAGCAGAAGACGCACTGCTTCAAGGAACGCACCCGCGGGCTGCTGAGAGAGTGGTACCTGCAGGACCCGTACCCGAACCCGGGGAAGAAACGGGAGCTGGCTCACGCCACCGGACTGACACCGACCCAGGTTGGGAACTGGTTTAAAAACAGGAGGCAGAGGGATCGCGCGGCGGCGGCTAAAAACAG GTTGCAGCATCACCGCGTCTGCACAGATGGTTCCCGTCCACGGAGCGGAGGAGACTGCAGTCCAGATGGCAGCGCGGAGCGGGCAGACGGAGAAACTTTCCTCTCAGTGACGGACAGTGACTCAGACTTGGATGTCTGA